CAAGCTAAttctatccaacagttgccaaccattattgagtgtcactcctcaccACAATCgcatcaccctatatggtatcgtcttgcaccctagtcaggatattccatcacgtactccttctaagattagcaccagtggccccccagctatcttggcacgcataccttctggcacccaccattgacagaaataaatacatggaatgtcctcatcctccaaatccttatgcagctcaCAATATCAAACATTAACTAATCCTGTATAGAAGACGTAATATCAGGCTTAGACCGCTAGAACTCACAATCCACAAATTACTTGGAGCATGATCTTACCTACTCCAAAAGCGAAGAATCCATCATTTTTCTTGAAGCATCCATTTTCATCCAGGAAGTTCTCTGGGTCAAACTCATCTGGGTTCTTAAACAGTTTGGGATCAGCAAGCACAGAGGACAGCAGAGGCAGGACCATGGTACCCTGAAAAAATGACAAAATAACACCATTCACTTGCTATGGAAACTGCATGTTGATTAGTAAAATGTAAATCATCTTTTTTGAACAACAGTTCCACCACGTCAAACAAGATATGGTGAAATGTAACATTCAGTGTTGCTACAGTTACATGAATTGTGGTCACCTCTGGAATGTGGTAGTTATAGAACTCTGTATCTCTGATCACTTTGTGGGGGACAGAGGTGGGACTGAGGTCCATGTATCTCTGGACTTCGTGAATGACAGCGTCCGTGTAGGGCATTTTAACTCTGTCGTCAACCGTGGGCACTCTTGAGCCAATCACCTCGTCTATCTCCTTCTGAACTCTCTCTTAAGAAGATTTAGGTCACACTTTACATTACGTTGCACTGATACCATGTATGGATTGTTGTTAGAGTTATTACATGTAACTACATTGTAATAACACATTTCAAACAATTTATAGTACAAGATTATTATTTTTGGATTACAGTGTTATCAAATAGGTCTAGGAGACTTGGATGCAATCGATAAAGACTTGGGTAGATAGGGTACCTTGAATGTGAGGGTGCTTCATCATCATCAGAAATGAGTGTTTTAGGGTGGATGATGTGGTTTCTGTTCCAGCAGCAAACAGGCTCCATGCAGTCATCACCATGTTCTCATAGTTAAACTCAGTGTTGGGATTATCCTTCTCCTAAGAGAAGAGAATAAATCGCCATCAGTTATACAAGTGAACAGCGACATCTGGTGGCTAGTTGATGCCATCGCCACATTCTTGGAGCATAGCTGATGTTAGCGACCCAGAGATGGGCCGCTAACATCAGCTATGCAAGAATACATAGACATCTGGTGGCTAGTTGATGCCATCGCCACATACTTATTGCCACTAAATACATTGGAAAACCAGAGATGGGTTTCTCATTTGTCTATTCAGTCTTGATAGCCAAACATAAGTGGACATGGATGGTATCTTAATTCCAGCCACATTCCATATTTTCATAATGTGTAAGAGGTTCAACCTCCAATGTGAGGATCATGCCGCGTTTTCTACCTCGAGCATTTTAACCAGGAAGGCCTCGATGAAGTCCTGAGGGTCAGAGGTGTCCAGGGTTTTAAGACGGATTTCTGCTTGCCCTTGTATGTAATCTTTGGCCTTGTTTACGATAGCAAACATCTCATGGTGTTTGCCTGGAAAGCACCAAACGATTCTAGGGAACATGTTGTACATCTGAAAGAAAGGGGAGGGTTTTTTGTTACTGGAAACAATGGATTGGCCAGCCCAAGGCCTTTTTGTGCAATTACTGTGATAGAGCTTCAATTTAGTACAAGTTAGGGTGTTGAGAGCAATTGAAGATTCTATGAAAAGAGATGAACTGAAAAGTTACTGTACCGCTCCTATAGGGCTGCTTAGGACATGAAAGTAGTAATCAACAGCCTTTTGGATGAGTTGAAACATTGGGTCATCATTTTCAAACCTGTGCCCAAAGACTATGGAGCAGATCACATTGCCAACAGAATTGCAAAGCAATTCTTTGGGATTGACAACTGAATCTAGACCAGAGAAGGAAGGCAAGCACAAAAATATACCTTTAAATACATGATTGGTTATCCATATGCAGTATAATATTGTGATAGTGAAACTTTTAGAAATAGCTGTGAGAAGCAACAACTACCTTTGAATTAAACACTAGATTTTCCATGTCTTTTAAAATAAAACGGCACCTTTTCAATTACATGTTTAGTGTGAAAAGCTTGGTGAAGATAATACTGAGAATAATGTATACAGTTACTTCCTGATCTGTTAAAACATTCACCCCGCCCCAGTTCTCAGTTACACTGATCACAAAACAAAATATTAAATCTCCCTTGGAATTCATCCCTAGGGTCCTGGAGGGAGTGGCAGGTCTTGGCAATGTGCTCTGTCTGGTTTTGTTCTGGGGAGGTTTTACCAGTGGCGGACTTACCATTATGCAGAAGAGATAATTGCCTCAGGGCTCACATCATCAAGGGGCCTCACTAGTGAGCTGTGCAtaattacatttttagtcatttagcagacgctcttatccagagcgacttacagttagtgagtgcaaacattttcatactgaaCATAATAAATTATGAATTGTTACTCGGCTGTATGGATACATTTTGGAAGCATTGTTTTGTCAACAATGTGGCCTCATTAACTTGGGCACAGCGGCCAGGcaaacccccctccctccccatttCCCTTGCAACTTTAAAGCTTCCTGCAGATTTTGCTACTTCTGAACCAACCTGCTGATGCAAGACAGAATGAGAGCAACGAGTTGAGCAGCCCACAACAGCGGGGTTGGGTGGGGGGGGCCTCGAGCGGAGCATGGGGGGTGGGTTTGCCTGGCCGCTGTGCCCAAGTTAATGAGGCcacattgttgacaaaaaaatgctTCCAAAATGAACCCATACAGCAGAGTAACAATTCATAATAGACCAATAACTTATTTCCATACATATATTTCATATCAATATAAATACAACTTTATCATAATAGTAGAAACAAGTGTCATTAATCACCCATGGACTGGTTCATAATAATGGACTATTCCACCCTGACAGAGTTCCTGTGCATTGTTTCATGCGATATAATTGCAAACTTAACTTTCATTGAAATTAAGCTGCAGCAATGGAGGCACTTTTAAAGCAGGGCAGAGAAAACACAAATATTTAATTTTAACAAATTCTTACCTAAATTacctacactcaattagtatttggtagcattgactttaaattgtttaacttgagtcaaatgtttcaggtagccttccacaagcttcccacaataagttgggtgaattttggcccattcctcctgacagagctggtgtaacagagtcaggtttgtaggcctcattgctcacacacgatttttcagttctgcccacacattttctataggcttgaggtcagggctttgtgatgcccccccccaaaaaaaataaaaataataaaataaaataaaatttgtaaagtggttatcccactggctataaggtgaatgcacctatttgtaagtcgctctggataagagcgtctgctaaatgacgtaaatgtaaatgtaaaattgtccatttggaagacccatttgcgaccaagctttaacttcctgactgatgtcttgagatgttgcttcaatatatccacataattgtccttcctcatgatgccatctattttgtgaagtgcaccagtccctcctgcagcaaagcacccccacagcatgatgctgccacccctgtgcttcacggttgggatggtgttctccggcttgcaagcaaccccctttttcctccaaacataacgatggtcattatggccaaacagttctattttttgtttcatcagaccagaggacattcctccaaaaagtacgatctttgtccccatgtgcagttgcaaaccgtagtctggctttttaacggcggttttggagtagtggcttcttccttgctgagcggcctttaaggttatgtcaatataggacttgttttattgtggatatagatacttttgtacttgtttcctccagcatcttcacaaggtcctttgctgttgttctgggattgatttgcacttttcgcaccaaagtacgttcatctctaggagactccttcctgagcggtatgacggctgcgtggtaccatggtgtttatacttgcgtactattgtttgtacagatgaacgtggtactttctggcgtttggaaattgctcccaaggatgaaccagacttgtggaggtctacaatttcttttctgaggtcttggctgatttcttttgattttcccatgatgtcaagcaaagaggcactgagtttgaaggtaggccttgaaatacatccacagctacacctcaaattgactcaaatgatgtcaattagcctatcagaagcttctaaagccatgacatacttttctggaattttccaagctgtttaaaggcacagtcaacttagtgtatgtaaacttctgacccactggaattgtgatacagtgaattataagtgaaatattctgtctgtaaacaattgttggaaaaatgacttgtgtcatgcacaaagtagatgtcctaaccgac
The DNA window shown above is from Coregonus clupeaformis isolate EN_2021a chromosome 6, ASM2061545v1, whole genome shotgun sequence and carries:
- the LOC121567426 gene encoding cytochrome P450 2M1 translates to MDLLHILQTNFVSIVMGLVVIILLWMNRGKQSSSRLPPGPAPIPLLGNLLQMDVKAPYKLYMELSKKYGSVFTVWLGSKPVVVVSGYQAIKDAFVNQGEEFSGRANYPVIMAISNGYGVLVSSGKRSKDLRRFSLMTLKNFGMGHRSIEERVQEEAKMLVKALSEYGDSVVNPKELLCNSVGNVICSIVFGHRFENDDPMFQLIQKAVDYYFHVLSSPIGAMYNMFPRIVWCFPGKHHEMFAIVNKAKDYIQGQAEIRLKTLDTSDPQDFIEAFLVKMLEEKDNPNTEFNYENMVMTAWSLFAAGTETTSSTLKHSFLMMMKHPHIQERVQKEIDEVIGSRVPTVDDRVKMPYTDAVIHEVQRYMDLSPTSVPHKVIRDTEFYNYHIPEGTMVLPLLSSVLADPKLFKNPDEFDPENFLDENGCFKKNDGFFAFGVGKRVCLGEALARVELFLFFTSLLQRFTFTGTKPPEEINIEPACSSFGRMPPSYDCYIKLRAEE